In the genome of bacterium, the window ACTCCGGCAGCACGGCGATCACGAACTGGATGCCGGTGCGCCGGTGGAAGGCCTCCAGCTCGTTCGCGAGGGCCGCCGCCTCCTCGCGCGAGACCACGCCCACCCCGTCGGTGAAGTAGGTGGACGGCGGCGGCGGCAGCTCGGCCGCCGCCGCCGTCGCGAGCAGCAGGAGCGTCAGCGCCGTGAGGAGCAGATGCCTGACGGGGATCATGGGACGTCGCATCGCGCCTCCTCGGGCTGCGCCCGGTGTCGCCAGCCTAGAACTTCACCTCGGGCGCCTTCTCGGTGCCCTCCTGGGCCTCGAAGTAGGCCCGCTTGTCGAAGCCGAACATGCCGGCGATCACGCTGGCCGGGAAGCGCCGGATCTGCGTGTTGTAGTTCTGGGCCGTCTCGTTGAAGCGGCGGCGCTCGACGGCGATGCGGTTCTCGGTGCCCTCGAGCTGGGACTGCAGCTCCAGGAAGTTCTGGTTGGCCTTGAGGTCGGGGTACTGCTCGGCCACGACCATCAGGCGCGACAGGGCGCCGCTGAGGCCCTGCTGGGCCTGCTGGAAGCGCTGCAGGAACGCCGGGTCGTTCAGGTTCTCGGGGGTGGCCTCGACCGTGACCTTGGTGGCCTCGGCGCGGGCGCGGATGACGGCCTCGAGC includes:
- a CDS encoding LemA family protein, yielding MSRGLLVLIGVLALIAVVAFSLVGKYNSLVGLQEGVDGQWSNVENVYQRRADLIPNLVNTVKGYAAHESETLEAVIRARAEATKVTVEATPENLNDPAFLQRFQQAQQGLSGALSRLMVVAEQYPDLKANQNFLELQSQLEGTENRIAVERRRFNETAQNYNTQIRRFPASVIAGMFGFDKRAYFEAQEGTEKAPEVKF